TCGGGAGTGGCCGGCAGGGAATACAGCCGCACCCCCACCGCATCGTAAATGGCATTCAGGATCGCCGCCGCCGTCGGCACCAGTGTCGGTTCCCCCACGCCTTTAGCGCCGAAGGGTCCCGTGGGGTCATAGTTGTCCACGATGATGACCTCGATCTCGGGCATATCCATGGTGGTGGGTATCAGATAATTGGACAGGCTGGACGTCAGCAGTGTGCCGTTGCTGGAAAAGACCATTTCCTCGCTCAAGGCAAACCCCACTCCCATGGAGATGCCTCCCTGAATCTGGCCTTCCACCAGCATGGGGTTGATGGGCGTGCCGCAATCATGCGCCGCCACGATGCGCAGGACGTCTACCTGTCCCGTCTCCGTATCCACCTCGACCTCGGCGATCTGGGTGGCATAGACATAGGTGTTGAAGGGTTTGCCCTGGCCGGTCTGCGGGTCCAGGGGCACCGTAGGAGGGTTCCACGAGGCACTTCCCTGGACCGGCCGGCCCAACTTAACCTGACTGTAATACGCCACCTCACCGATGGAAATATTCTTCTGGGGGAAGTCAATCACCCAGATGCGCCCCTGCCGCGTTTCCAACTGATCCGTGCGCACCCCCAGCATCGGCGCGGCCACCTCGAACAGTATTTTCTTTGCTTCCTTCGCCGCTAAACGTATGGCATTGCCGGTGACATACGTCGTGCGGCTGGCAATCGCGCCGGTATCCACCGGCGTGCCGTCCGTGTCTGCCGACACCATGATAACTTCATGCGGCGATATCCCCAACTCCTCCGCCGCAATCTGGGCCAGGACCGTCAGAGACCCCTGGCCGGTCTCCACTGTCCCCGTGAGCACCGTCGCCGTGCCGTCCTCGTTCACCTTCACCACGGCGGCGCTGGGATTGGCGGAAACCGTGAACCCGATGGGATACCACATACACGCGATACCGCGTCCTCGCTTCTTCATCGCTCTT
The sequence above is a segment of the Anaerolineae bacterium genome. Coding sequences within it:
- a CDS encoding molybdopterin-dependent oxidoreductase, with the protein product MKKRGRGIACMWYPIGFTVSANPSAAVVKVNEDGTATVLTGTVETGQGSLTVLAQIAAEELGISPHEVIMVSADTDGTPVDTGAIASRTTYVTGNAIRLAAKEAKKILFEVAAPMLGVRTDQLETRQGRIWVIDFPQKNISIGEVAYYSQVKLGRPVQGSASWNPPTVPLDPQTGQGKPFNTYVYATQIAEVEVDTETGQVDVLRIVAAHDCGTPINPMLVEGQIQGGISMGVGFALSEEMVFSSNGTLLTSSLSNYLIPTTMDMPEIEVIIVDNYDPTGPFGAKGVGEPTLVPTAAAILNAIYDAVGVRLYSLPATPEKVLKALREKEAQNNTASSIH